A genomic segment from Tachypleus tridentatus isolate NWPU-2018 unplaced genomic scaffold, ASM421037v1 Hic_cluster_2, whole genome shotgun sequence encodes:
- the LOC143242253 gene encoding serine/threonine-protein kinase ATR-like, protein MELMGPKHITAVRMKVMATLKIAIHFTEEDFPQICTQAWNTFVHNVELQSLGSLLNQVMTALLPLLQFHPQGVATIFHFLVVENRLEMRRLSENQKSSFFYLSVEDENFAYDLVQELVRSFLAAEDTRIQDCASYALQETLQIYTCQSGELSQIVRPSGSLWNRFSEEVQEILVPLQHSRYIMSSNKRTSFPCPIYGSKLGSTFKDWACNWASCLLRRRMLISTIK, encoded by the exons ATGGAGCTAATGGGTCCAAAGCACATTACTGCAGTGAGGATGAAAGTGATGGCTACTCTAAAGATAGCtattcattttactgaggaagatTTCCCTCAAATTTGTACTCAAGCCTGGAACACTTTTGTTcataa TGTGGAATTGCAATCTCTTGGATCCCTTCTTAACCAGGTGATGACTGCTTTACTGCCCCTTCTTCAGTTTCACCCACAAGGAGTTGCTACTATATTCCACTTTTTAGTTGTTGAAAACAG attagAAATGAGGAGATTGAGTGAGAACCAAAagtcttcatttttttatttaagtgtagaAGATGAAAACTTTGCTTATGATTTGGTTCAAGAGCTAGTTAGGTCTTTCCTAGCAGCTGAAGACACCAGAATACAA gaCTGTGCATCTTATGCACTGCAGGAAACcttacagatatatacttgtCAAAGTGGAGAGTTGTCACAAATTGTGAGACCAAGTGGTAGTCTTTGGAACAGGTTTTCAGAAGAGGTTCAAGAAATTTTGGTACCTTTGCAGCACTCtag GTACATTATGTCTAGTAACAAGAGGACTTCCTTTCCATGCCCAATATATGGGAGCAAACTAGGAAGCACTTTTAAAGATTGGGCCTGTAATTGGGCATCTTGTCTTCTCAGAAG GAGAATGTTAATTTCAACTATTAAGTAA
- the LOC143243097 gene encoding serine/threonine-protein kinase ATR-like, with the protein MIDKNDVKTAVFLLPHIMVNVLQDASNEEKEDIYREIMAVLSHVDQAEQSKLKFHEKN; encoded by the exons ATGATTGACAAAAACGATGTGAAGACAGCAGTTTTTCTTCTTCCTCACATCATGGTTAATGTTTTACAAGATGCAAGCaatgaagaaaaggaagat ATCTACAGAGAGATTATGGCTGTTCTAAGCCATGTTGACCAAGCTGAACAGAGCAAATTGAAGTTTCATGAGAAGAACTGA